From the Deinococcus aestuarii genome, the window GAACGCCTACTTCCCCGCCGAACTCTTCGGCTTCGATGTCCATCTCGCCCGTACCGGCTACACGGGCGAGGACGGCTTCGAGGTGTTCACCGACGCCAGCGAGGCCGAGACGATCTGGGACAAGCTGCTCGCGGTCGGCTTCACCCCGGCTGGCCTTGGCGCCCGCGACACCCTGCGGCTGGAGGCGGGCTTTCCCCTCTACGGCCACGAGTTCGCCGAGGACCTCCACCCCCTCGCCAGCACCTACTCCTGGGTGGTGAAGGACAAGGCGCACCTGGGCCGCGAGCACATCAGCCTCGCGCCGCCCGTTCGCCTGATCGGCCTCGCCCTGGAGCGGGTGCCCGTCCGCGAGGGCTACCCGGTCCTCCTGAACGGCGAGCCCGTCGGCCACGTCACCAGCGGCACGAGCAGCCCGACCCTCGGCCACCCCATCGCGATGGCGCTCGTGCGCGGGGACGCCAGCACCGCCGACGCCTACGAGGTGGAGGTGCGCGGGAAGGCGCATCCGGCGCGGCGGGTGGAGTTGCCCTTCTACCGGAGGTAGGCGGTACGCGGTGCGCAGGACGCGGGAAGAGACCCCGACACTGCGGACCGCGCACCACGTCCTGCGTCCCCAACCGCACACATCTCACCCCCCGAATCGAGGACAATACCCCCCATGCAGACGCCCACCGAACTGAAGTACGCCAAAACCCACGAGTGGCTGGGGGACGACGGCACCGTCGGCATCTCCGACTTCGCGCAGGACCAGCTCGGCGACGTGGTGTACGTCGAACTCCCCGAGGTGGGCCGCGCCGTGACGGCGGGCGAGTCGGTCGCCGTGGTCGAGAGCGTCAAGACCGCCTCCGACATCTACGCCCCGGCGAGCGGCACCATCGTCGCCGTCAACGACGCCCTGAGTGGCAGCCCCGAACTCGTCAACAGCGGTCCCTACGAGGACGGCTGGCTCTTCCGCATCGAGAACCCCGAACCCGCCGACGACCTGCTGAGCGCCGAAGAGTACGCGGCAAGCGCGCAGTAAGGGGAGGAGAGGGCGGGAGCGATTGCTTGGTCGCCCCCTCACCCCCAGCCCCTCTCCCACGGGGGGAGAGGGGAGTAAAACATCTTTTCTCCCTCTCCCCCCGTGGGAGAGGGCCGGGGTGAGGGGGCGTGTGACCAGCCCAACCGCCCCCAAGGAGCCCCCATGCGCCCCCTGACCGACCTCCTCCAGACGAACGACTTCACCACCCGCCACATCGGCCCCACCGACGCCGAACAGGCCGAGATGCTGGCCGAACTCGGCGTCTCCAGCCTCGACGAACTCACCGAGACGACGCTTCCCGAGTCCATCCGTTTCACGGGTGAGCTGAACGTGGGCGGCCCCGTGACGGAAGCGCAGGCCCTCGCCGACCTAAAGGCCGTCGCCTCCAAGAACAAGGTCTTCCGCTCGTACATCGGCATGGGCTACTACGGGACGAACGTGCCCGGCGTGATTGGGCGCAACATGCTGGAAAACCCCGGCTGGTACACCGCCTACACGCCCTACCAGGCCGAGATTTCGCAGGGCCGCCTGGAGATGCTGCTCAACTTCCAGCAGATGGTCATGGACCTGACGGGGATGCCCGTCTCCAACGCCTCCCTGCTGGACGAGGCCACCGCCGCCGCCGAGGCGATGACGCTGGCGAAGCGGCAGGCCAAGAGCAAGGGCAGCGTCTTCTTCGTGGCGCACGACGTTCACCCCCAGACCCTTGATGTGATCCGCACCCGCGCCGAGTATTTCGGGTACGAGGTCGTGGTGGGCGATCCGGCGGGCGAGTTGCCGGAGGGGACCTTCGGGGCGCTCGTGCAGTACCCGGGCACCTACGGCGACCTGCGCAACCTCTCCCCCATCGCCGAGAAGGTCCACGCGGCTCAGGGCGCCTTGATCGTGGCGACCGACCTGCTGGCCTGCGCACTGATCAAGCCGCCCGGCGAGCAGGGGGCGGATATCGTGATCGGCAGCGCCCAGCGGTTCGGGGTGCCGATGGGCTTTGGCGGGCCGCACGCGGCGTTCCTGGCCTGCCGCAGCGAGTACCAGCGGTCCATGCCGGGCCGCGTGGTCGGCGTCAGCAAGGATGCCCGGGGAAAGACCGCCCTGCGGATGGCGATGCAGACGCGCGAGCAGCACATCCGCCGTGAGAAGGCCACTTCCAACATCTGCACGGCGCAGGCGCTGCTGGCGAACATGGCCGCCGCCTATGCCGTGTACCACGGGCCGGAGGGGATTCGGACGATTGCGGAGCGGGTGCAGCGGTTGACGGGAATTCTGCACAAGGCGCTTAGCGAGGGCGGGTATTTCCTGCAAGAGACCTTCTTCGACACGATCCCCTTCCGTGGCGATATCGGCTTCATCCGCCCCCGCGCCGAAGCGAAGGGCCTCAACTTCCGGTACGAGGGCGAGGACTGCATCACGGTCAGCCTCGACGAGACCGTCACTGTGGACGACCTCGCGGATATTGTTGAGGTCATCACCGGGCAGCGGGTGGACGTGCTCGCCCTCGACGCCAAGGCGACCGACGGCATCCCCACCGACCTCAAGCGCACCTCCCCCTACCTCACGCACCCGGTCTTCAATACGCATCACAGCGAGTCGGCCATGCTGCGGTACCTCAAGGGGCTGGAGAACAAGGATTACAGCCTCGTCCACGGCATGATTCCGCTCGGCTCCTGCACGATGAAGCTGAACGCCACGACGGAGATGGTTCCGGTGACGTGGCCCGAGTTCGGCAACCTGCACCCCTTTGCGCCCGCCGACCAGACGCAGGGGTACGCGCAGATGCTCGCCGAGCTGGAGGCGTGGCTGGCCGACATCACCGGGTACGACGCCGTGAGCCTCCAGCCCAACAGCGGCGCGCAGGGCGAGTACGCGGGGCTGCTGACCATCCGCAAGTACCACGAGAGCCGGGGCGAGGCCCACCGCACCGTCTGCCTGATCCCCGCCTCCGCGCACGGCACCAACCCCGCCAGCGCCGCCATGCTGGGAATGCAGGTTGTGGTGGTGAAGACCGACGCGAGCGGCAACATCGACCTGGACGACCTCAAGGCGAAAGCGGAGCAGTACAGCGAGCGGCTGGGCGCCCTGATGATCACCTACCCCAGCACGCACGGCGTCTACGAGGAACACGTCACGGAAGTCTGCGAGCTGATCCACGCGCACGGCGGGCAGGTGTACCTGGACGGGGCGAACATGAACGCGATGGTGGGCCTTGCCAAGCCGGGGCTGATCGGTTCGGACGTGTCGCACCTCAACCTGCACAAGACCTTCGCCATCCCGCACGGCGGCGGCGGGCCGGGCATGGGGCCCATCGGGGTCAAGGCGCACCTCGCGCCGTTCCTGCCGAACCACGACGTTCGCCCGGTCAGCGAGAGCCACACCGGGGCCGTCAGCGCCGCGCCCTTCGGCAGCGCGAGCATCCTGCCCATCTCGTACCTGTACATCCGGCTGCTGGGGCCTGCTGGGCTGAAGAAGGCCACCCAGGTCGCGCTGCTGAACGCCAACTACATCGCGCACAAGCTGGGCGGCGCGTACCCCGTCCTGTACACGGGCATGAACGGGCGGGTGGCGCACGAGTGCATCCTCGACCTTCGCCCGCTGAAGGCGGCCACGGGCATCACCGAGGAGGACGTGGCGAAGCGGCTGATGGACTACGGCTTCCACGCCCCCACCATGAGCTTTCCCGTTCCCGGCACCCTGATGATCGAGCCCACCGAGAGCGAGCCGAAGGCCGAACTCGACCGCTTCGTGGCTGCCATGCTGGGCATCCGCCGCGAGATTCAGGAGGTCGAAGACGGCTTACTCACCGCCGAGGACAGCCCGCTGAGGCACGCGCCGCACACGCAGGAAGATCTCGTGAGCCCGGAGTGGGAGCGCGCCTACAGCCGCGAGACCGCTGCCTTCCCCACGCCCGCGCAGAAAGCCTGGAAATGCTGGCCCGCCGTGAACCGGGTGGACAACGTGTACGGCGACAGGAACTTCGTGTGCTCCTGCCCGCCGGTGGAGGAGTGGGTAGGGGTTTGAGGGGAAGATAGAAACGAAAGGACGTTCAATAGGGGCGTCCTCTTATTTTAAAACCAATTACTTGAAATCTAAAAGGGTAGTGGAAAACACTCGGAGGCCGTAGTACCTGTTTGATACTGTAACCAATTTGTGGAAAAGTACTGATTATTGTCCCTCATCACCTCATACGGTTGAAGTGATACCCGAGGCTTTTCAGACGGAGGCCTACCAACACCGGAGACCTTGTTAAAAGCGTTCATAGATAGGTTGGTCGAGCCCTCTATCATTACTATGCCGTCTATTATTATTATTTTTGAGTGGTTGTTGTCAATGGTCCCTCTATCATCCTGGACAATAATAGAGAAATTGTCTGATCTTGGCAGACTATCTACCAAAGCTCTAGTGTAGGAATCCAAGGGACGCCCTACAATCCCCCTTACCGCAGTCCTTTTAGAGGCTATATGCAGTGCGGTGATGAAAGTTGAATCTATATTATATGACATAAAGTGGATGAACTTTCTTGATGCCCCAATCAACTCTATGAGCAGAGCCAACGGCTCGTATTGAGATTTCTGTGGCGGCGTATAAGGCGGAAAGTTGCTTGCTATCGATATCAATTCGTGGAAATCCTTATAACTCCCTAGCCTCAGTTCCTTAGACCAGATTTCTCTCTCTTCCCTAGTGATTTCTAAATCACATACACTACACACCCAGCTCCAATCATCCCCCCTGTTGACGGTTCTCATCAGGAAACTTCTAACATTATCGTTTACCGTCAATACCTTTTGTTGGTACGGCAGGTCGCCAAAAGTGCCATGCGAAGCAACATGAAGCGCTTTACACCGTGGACAAATATAGGCCGGAGGACGCCAAGCAAGGAAGCTCAGGAGGTCAATAGACATATGCTCCTATGATAAGCCATAAACAAAGCTCTACGTGGGCAGCGCAAGCTGGGAGAATTTGCCCCCTGTAGCGACGAAGCGTCAGACTCCTTATCTAGCAAAGCCAAGAACGATTTTCAGTGCCAGGGACTACGCGAGCACGCAGACCCTCCACTATCCCCTTCGTTCAACTCCTACTCCCCACCTTCCTCCTGCTTTTGCAGGCGCTGCCGCTTGTGGTCGAAGGTGGGGGCGGCGGGGGGGTGGGGGTTGGCTTGGGGGGTCGTCGGTCGGGGCGGCCCCTTCGTCATTCTGGGAACCAGTTCTCGACCCTCAACCCTGGCACGCGCCTGAACTCCCCCTCGTTGTTGGTCACGAGCGTCACGTCCGCGCTGAGGGCATGGACGGCGATCAGCAGGTCGAGCGGGCCGATGGGCTTGCCAGTCGCCTGCAATCCCGCCCTGATTTCTCCGTACATCCAGGCGGCAGCGTCGTCGTAGGGGACGGTCACGAGGTCCAGCAGGAACTCTTCCAGAGCTTCGCGGGTGCCGCGGCGAGTACTCTTCGCCACTCCAAAGGCCAACTCCGCCACAGTGACGCTGCTGACGGCGATGTTGCCGATCTGGTAACGCCGGAATATCTGCGCGACGTGGGGCGGGTTCCTGTTGATGATGTAAATGCAGGTGTTGGTATCGAGGAAGTACAGGGGAGCGGCCACGCTTAGAGGTCGCCCCAGTCGCGTTCCTGCTGCTCACCCTGGTCCCGCTCGATCTGGAAGCCGTCGAACTTTTCCAGGCTGGCGAGCAAGTTCTTCCACCCGTTGTTCTGTGGAAGCAGCAACACGCCGTCACCCACGCGCTTGATGATGACCTCCTCGCCCTCGAAGCGGTACTCCTTGGGCAACCGGACAGCCTGGCTGCGCCCCGTTTGAAAAAGTTTCGCGGTGTCGTACTTGGCCCTGGTCATGCTCCACCCCCTGATAGGTATCAGGAGTATATACCGGGACGTGCCCTCACCTCTGGTTCTCCCTCACAGGGCGGCAGGAACGGGGCGGCCCCCTCATTGCCGGGTTAGGGAAGGCGGTCGGCGAGGTCGGGCTCGGCATCGGGCACGAGGGACAGGGCCGCGTCGAACTTCTCCCAACTGCCTCTCGCGGCGCGTTCCCTCAGGTAGTCCTCGGTCAGCAGGGCGCTCACCTTCTCCGCTACGGCGGTGGAGATGAGCTGATTCACGCTCACGCCTTCCTGCTTGGCAAGGTCCTTCAGGCGCTTGTGCAGACTGTCGGGCAAACGGACGCTCAGTGTGCTCACGGTGGGCCTCCCAGCAGGGTCAGGAATTGGAATCAGGACTCGGGTGGAAGCTCACTCAAATCGCCCAAATCCTTGGGCCTGCCGCTGGCCGCCTTGTTCTGCCGAAGGTGGCGCAAGCTGATGACAGGGATGGTCAGGCCGTCCACCTCCATCTGCTCCCGCTCGGCGTGGGCCTCCTCGAAAGTCACGCCGCTGATCTGATTCAAAACCTCTAGCCGCAGAGGTGGCACACCCATCCGCAATACCTTTCCGGGCTGCACCAGATCGGCAGTCATGCTCGTCAGACCAAAATCGTGGAAGGCGGCAACGAGGCGGGCGGCGTTCTCAGGGGACAGGGAGATAAACACATCCATGTCACCCGTCGCCCGGACGTACCCGTACAGGTTCACCGCGTAACCGCCAATCATCAGGTACTCAACTCCATGCTGGTTCAACAACGTCAAGAACTCGTTGAAGTCGGGCGGTAAGCGGATCGTAGCCATAATGAATCTGCCTCAACAATTCCAATGCTTCTAGCCGCTCAGCGGGCGTGCGGGTCAGCCAATACGCAAGCTCGTTGCCCTGATCGTCCAAGCTGCCGACTTCCAGGGCCTGACGGTTCATCCTGGTATCACGAAGGGTCATGGGGCATTTTAGCCTGCCTTGTACTTCGGCTCTCGCCCGAGTTCACCTCTACTGACAGCAAGAAGGCCGCCCCCACGAGCGGCCCTTTCCATCCCCAACACTTACAGCCCCGGAATCGGCACCGCCACTGGGCGAATCCTCTGGCCCTGGCCCTCGGCGGCGTTCAACAGCCGGTTTGTCGAGACGTTGAGGTTCTGGATGCCCTGCTCGTCGAAGCGGCCCCGCTTCAGGTTGTCGCCCACCTGGGTCAGCGACTTCTGGTAACCCGGCAGCAGGGAGCCGATGCGCGCCAGGAAGGGGTCCTGGGTGTTGCGGGTCAGCCGGATCGCCGAGTTGACCTGATAGGCGGCGAAGCCCAGCGCCAGCCCCGCCTTGACGATGGCGGAGCGCTGGCCCGGGGCGCCCGCCTGGAACTTGTACTCGCGGTAGGGTCGCAGCACCCAGGTGTTGAAGGCGTAGTACGCGGCGCCGAGGTGGAAGAGGAACCGGGCCTTCTCCCAGGCGGTGGCCTGCGCCTGCTGGGCCGGGGCGGCCACCAGCAGGGTTCCGGCGAGGATCAGGGACTTGCGCGCTTTGCTCACGCGCGAGAGTTTCCCGGCCCGGGGGCGGCGGCGGATGAGCCCGGGGTAGAGGGGGACTTGGGGAAGCCCGGAGACCCAACGCCCCTTGCCTCGCCTCTCAAGAACCGGGCACCCACCGGGGCGACAATCTGGGAAACCACCCGGGAGGACGAAACCCATGACCGACGACCGCCGAGATACCTACAACACGCCCGTAGACACCGAGGGCACGACCGGCGAGGGCGGCAACGACCTGGCGGACGAGCCCGGCAACAACGCTGCCCCAAGCCTCGACACCACGCTCGACACCTCCCGCACCGGGGGGATGGGCGGCATGGCGGGCACGCTG encodes:
- a CDS encoding antitoxin, translated to MTRAKYDTAKLFQTGRSQAVRLPKEYRFEGEEVIIKRVGDGVLLLPQNNGWKNLLASLEKFDGFQIERDQGEQQERDWGDL
- the vapC gene encoding type II toxin-antitoxin system tRNA(fMet)-specific endonuclease VapC, with product MAAPLYFLDTNTCIYIINRNPPHVAQIFRRYQIGNIAVSSVTVAELAFGVAKSTRRGTREALEEFLLDLVTVPYDDAAAWMYGEIRAGLQATGKPIGPLDLLIAVHALSADVTLVTNNEGEFRRVPGLRVENWFPE
- a CDS encoding nucleotidyltransferase, with the translated sequence MATIRLPPDFNEFLTLLNQHGVEYLMIGGYAVNLYGYVRATGDMDVFISLSPENAARLVAAFHDFGLTSMTADLVQPGKVLRMGVPPLRLEVLNQISGVTFEEAHAEREQMEVDGLTIPVISLRHLRQNKAASGRPKDLGDLSELPPES
- the gcvH gene encoding glycine cleavage system protein GcvH is translated as MQTPTELKYAKTHEWLGDDGTVGISDFAQDQLGDVVYVELPEVGRAVTAGESVAVVESVKTASDIYAPASGTIVAVNDALSGSPELVNSGPYEDGWLFRIENPEPADDLLSAEEYAASAQ
- a CDS encoding phospholipase D-like domain-containing protein produces the protein MSIDLLSFLAWRPPAYICPRCKALHVASHGTFGDLPYQQKVLTVNDNVRSFLMRTVNRGDDWSWVCSVCDLEITREEREIWSKELRLGSYKDFHELISIASNFPPYTPPQKSQYEPLALLIELIGASRKFIHFMSYNIDSTFITALHIASKRTAVRGIVGRPLDSYTRALVDSLPRSDNFSIIVQDDRGTIDNNHSKIIIIDGIVMIEGSTNLSMNAFNKVSGVGRPPSEKPRVSLQPYEVMRDNNQYFSTNWLQYQTGTTASECFPLPF
- the gcvT gene encoding glycine cleavage system aminomethyltransferase GcvT, with translation MTQATETALKRTPLHAAHLRAGARMVPFGGWEMPVQYAGVKAEHDAVRSRAGVFDVSHMGEFRVSGPDAERFLQHVTTNDVMKLKPGRAQYNWLPNETGGLVDDIYIYRVGEQEFLLVVNASNIGKDWAHLQTQAAGYDVRLTDESDRWGLLAVQGPQAEALLQPHIRVDLAAKKKNAYFPAELFGFDVHLARTGYTGEDGFEVFTDASEAETIWDKLLAVGFTPAGLGARDTLRLEAGFPLYGHEFAEDLHPLASTYSWVVKDKAHLGREHISLAPPVRLIGLALERVPVREGYPVLLNGEPVGHVTSGTSSPTLGHPIAMALVRGDASTADAYEVEVRGKAHPARRVELPFYRR
- a CDS encoding YlcI/YnfO family protein produces the protein MSTLSVRLPDSLHKRLKDLAKQEGVSVNQLISTAVAEKVSALLTEDYLRERAARGSWEKFDAALSLVPDAEPDLADRLP
- the gcvP gene encoding aminomethyl-transferring glycine dehydrogenase, which gives rise to MRPLTDLLQTNDFTTRHIGPTDAEQAEMLAELGVSSLDELTETTLPESIRFTGELNVGGPVTEAQALADLKAVASKNKVFRSYIGMGYYGTNVPGVIGRNMLENPGWYTAYTPYQAEISQGRLEMLLNFQQMVMDLTGMPVSNASLLDEATAAAEAMTLAKRQAKSKGSVFFVAHDVHPQTLDVIRTRAEYFGYEVVVGDPAGELPEGTFGALVQYPGTYGDLRNLSPIAEKVHAAQGALIVATDLLACALIKPPGEQGADIVIGSAQRFGVPMGFGGPHAAFLACRSEYQRSMPGRVVGVSKDARGKTALRMAMQTREQHIRREKATSNICTAQALLANMAAAYAVYHGPEGIRTIAERVQRLTGILHKALSEGGYFLQETFFDTIPFRGDIGFIRPRAEAKGLNFRYEGEDCITVSLDETVTVDDLADIVEVITGQRVDVLALDAKATDGIPTDLKRTSPYLTHPVFNTHHSESAMLRYLKGLENKDYSLVHGMIPLGSCTMKLNATTEMVPVTWPEFGNLHPFAPADQTQGYAQMLAELEAWLADITGYDAVSLQPNSGAQGEYAGLLTIRKYHESRGEAHRTVCLIPASAHGTNPASAAMLGMQVVVVKTDASGNIDLDDLKAKAEQYSERLGALMITYPSTHGVYEEHVTEVCELIHAHGGQVYLDGANMNAMVGLAKPGLIGSDVSHLNLHKTFAIPHGGGGPGMGPIGVKAHLAPFLPNHDVRPVSESHTGAVSAAPFGSASILPISYLYIRLLGPAGLKKATQVALLNANYIAHKLGGAYPVLYTGMNGRVAHECILDLRPLKAATGITEEDVAKRLMDYGFHAPTMSFPVPGTLMIEPTESEPKAELDRFVAAMLGIRREIQEVEDGLLTAEDSPLRHAPHTQEDLVSPEWERAYSRETAAFPTPAQKAWKCWPAVNRVDNVYGDRNFVCSCPPVEEWVGV